A stretch of the Vigna radiata var. radiata cultivar VC1973A chromosome 9, Vradiata_ver6, whole genome shotgun sequence genome encodes the following:
- the LOC106774048 gene encoding 2-alkenal reductase (NADP(+)-dependent) encodes MAEVRNKRVVLRNYVVGFPKESDMKIVEGRVKLKVPEGFDKVLVKNLYLSCDPIMRVLMIKMDFIDEYHHYTPDAPLTGYGVSKVLESGHPDYKKGDLVWGITKWEEYSFISPSQICFKIEHTDVPLSYYTGILGMPGMTAYAGFFEIGSPKKGENVFVSAASGAVGQLVGQFAKLTGCYVVGSAGSKEKVDLLKNKLGFDEAFNYKEEPDLDAALKRYFPEGIDIYFENVGGKTLDAVLPNMRLHSRIPVCGMISQYNLAEPEGVTNLAHLIFKRIKMEGFIVNDFYHSYSKFLEFVLPHIREGKVVYVEDIVEGLENGPTALVGLFSGRNVGKQVVVVARE; translated from the exons ATGGCGGAAGTGAGGAACAAGCGAGTGGTTCTAAGAAACTATGTGGTTGGTTTTCCGAAGGAATCAGACATGAAAATTGTGGAAGGAAGGGTGAAATTGAAGGTTCCAGAAGGTTTTGATAAGGTGCTTGTGAAGAATCTCTACCTCTCTTGCGACCCTATCATGAGAGTCCTGATGATCAAGATGGATTTCATTGATGAGTATCATCACTACACACCTGATGCT CCATTGACAGGATATGGAGTGTCTAAAGTGTTGGAATCTGGACATCCAGATTATAAGAAAGGTGATTTGGTTTGGGGAATTACCAAATGGGAAGAGTATAGCTTTATCTCCCCATCTCAAATATGTTTCAAAATTGAGCACACTGATGTTCCACTTTCTTACTACACTGGAATTCTTG GTATGCCTGGAATGACTGCTTATGCTGGTTTCTTTGAAATAGGTTCTccaaaaaaaggagaaaatgtttttgtttcagCTGCCTCTGGTGCTGTTGGTCAACTTGTTGGTCAGTTTGCTAAATTGACTGGTTGCTATGTGGTTGGAAGTGCTGGAAGCAAAGAGAAG GTGGATCTGCTGAAGAATAAGTTAGGATTTGATGAAGCTTTTAACTACAAGGAGGAGCCAGACCTCGATGCAGCTTTGAAAAG ATACTTTCCAGAAGGCATTGATATTTACTTTGAGAATGTTGGGGGAAAGACACTTGATGCAGTACTCCCAAATATGAGACTCCATAGTCGAATACCTGTTTGTGGAATGATCTCACAGTACAATCTTGCTGAACCAGAAGGTGTAACAAATTTGGCACATCTCATATTTAAGAGGATTAAAATGGAAGGGTTTATTGTAAATGATTTCTACCATTCATATTCCAAATTCTTGGAGTTTGTTTTGCCTCATATTAGAGAAGGGAAGGTTGTGTATGTGGAAGACATTGTTGAGGGTCTTGAGAATGGCCCAACAGCCTTGGTTGGCCTCTTTAGTGGTCGCAATGTGGGAAAACAAGTGGTGGTTGTGGCTCGTGagtaa
- the LOC106773268 gene encoding protein FAR-RED IMPAIRED RESPONSE 1-like, with protein sequence MVLVDEMNEACNTEEENSLSLVPSLDMSFDTMEDAKKFYHEYGKRCGFGIRTRTSKKDRNNIVYYLRLVCSREGKYVSSVRPEVKTLPSQTNECPAGITIARKNEKWFVRTVVLDHSHDLCPQTSNLIRGNRQLNMHAKHTLEVNDDAGVRINKSFLSMVSEAGGYENMQFVERDARNFIGQHRRSLCKEGDGQALLRHFSKMRDQNNEFFYDIEMDEDNRITNVFWADARSRAASEEFGDVVSFDTTYLTNKYDMPFAPFVGVNHHGQSILLGCGLLSSEDTNSFIWLFNCWLRCMGNKAPNSIVTDQCKAMANAIEEVFPNTKHRWCLWHIMKKIPEKFQGYKNYVGIKSDIKAVVYESATAIDFETGWKRLLTTHFLESNDWLCNLYEERAKWVPCYLKNHFWAGMSTTQRSEGMNAFFDGFINSTTTLQQFVIQYDNALKVKAQKELEADFASLNTTVACGSQSPIERQFQVEYTHAKFEEVQNEFRSRMNCFIKETLKESILNTYTIKEECMWEGKCVPKYYHVQFDPVLKEITCSCLLFEFRGIICRHSLLVLGQEDVHHVPSKYVLSRWSKNIRRKHTLIRAAYSSLQLDPKMQRYQTLCKQFYNLAEAACESECASDQLEKDLKCLAQKFGVTSSLKNNIVSEGGQLRYENAVPQNTSYNTCGSSDVLVRSPVAVKRKGRPRTNRLKSTVERRCQKKSKGSKRNSSTTPLEPNVATAFNGAQNPQDMESASQTIQISQLSEVAPNGFMSLLSAVHNTFENI encoded by the exons ATGGTTTTGGTTGATGAAATGAATGAGGCATGTAATACGGAAGAAGAGAATAGTTTAAGTTTGGTTCCTAGTTTGGACATGTCATTTGACACAATGGAAGATGCAAAGAAATTTTACCACGAATACGGTAAGAGATGTGGATTTGGCATTCGAACCAGAACCTCAAAAAAGGATAGGAACAACATAGTCTACTACTTGAGATTGGTTTGTTCCAGGGAAGGTAAATATGTTTCCAGCGTTCGTCCAGAGGTAAAAACTCTACCAAGTCAGACTAATGAATGTCCTGCTGGAATAACCATAGCACGGAAAAATGAGAAATGGTTTGTCAGAACTGTAGTTTTAGATCACAGTCATGACCTGTGTCCACAAACCTCCAATCTAATCCGTGGTAACAGGCAATTGAACATGCATGCGAAGCACACTTTGGAAGTGAATGATGATGCTGGAGTTCGTATTaataagagtttccttagcATGGTTAGTGAAGCGGGTGGATATGAAAACATGCAATTTGTTGAACGAGATGCTAGGAACTTCATTGGTCAGCATAGAAGGTCCCTGTGTAAGGAAGGTGATGGACAGGCATTGCTTCGACACTTCTCAAAAATGAGAGACCAGAATAATGAATTCTTTTATGACATCGAGATGGATGAAGATAATAGAATTACTAATGTCTTTTGGGCAGATGCTCGAAGCCGAGCTGCTTCTGAGGAGTTCGGTGATGTCGTGTCGTTTGACACCACGTACTTAACCAACAAGTACGACATGCCATTCGCTCCATTTGTGGGAGTTAATCACCATGGACAGTCAATCTTACTTGGTTGTGGATTGCTTTCATCAGAGGACACTAATTCATTCATATGGTTATTTAATTGTTGGTTAAGATGCATGGGGAACAAGGCGCCCAACAGTATTGTAACCGATCAATGCAAGGCCATGGCTAATGCAATTGAAGAAGTTTTCCCAAACACAAAACATAGGTGGTGTTTGTGgcacataatgaaaaaaatacccGAAAAATTCCAAGGATATAAGAATTATGTTGGGATCAAGTCTGATATCAAAGCGGTTGTCTATGAGTCTGCTACTGCAATTGACTTTGAAACTGGTTGGAAACGACTACTTACCACACATTTCTTGGAAAGTAATGATTGGCTATGTAATTTGTACGAAGAGAGAGCGAAATGGGTTCCATGCTACTTGAAGAACCACTTTTGGGCTGGTATGTCAACTACTCAAAGAAGCGAGGGTATGAATGCTTTCTTTGATGGTTTTATTAATTCCACTACCACCTTGCAACAATTTGTGATTCAATACGATAATGCTCTTAAGGTTAAGGCACAAAAGGAATTAGAAGCTGATTTTGCCTCTCTAAATACAACAGTTGCATGTGGGTCTCAATCACCAATTGAGAGACAATTTCAAGTTGAGTACACTCATGCAAAATTTGAGGAAGTACAAAATGAGTTTCGATCAAGGATGAATTGTTTCATTAAAGAGACATTGAAGGAAAGTATTCTCAACACGTACACAATCAAAGAAGAGTGCATGTGGGAGGGAAAATGTGTGCCAAAATATTATCATGTTCAATTTGATcctgttttaaaagaaattacttGCTCCTGCCTTTTGTTTGAGTTTAGAGGCATTATATGCAGGCATTCGCTATTGGTTCTAGGTCAGGAAGATGTTCATCATGTACCCTCAAAATATGTACTGTCCCGTTGGAGCAAAAACATCAGAAGAAAGCATACACTTATTAGAGCAGCTTATAGTTCTTTACAACTTGATCCCAAGATGCAAAGATACCAAACTTTGTGTAAGCAGTTCTATAATCTGGCTGAGGCTGCATGTGAATCTGAATGTGCTTCTGATCAGTtggaaaaagatttgaaatgtCTTGCTCAAAAGTTTGGGGTGACCTCAAGTCTGAAAAATAATATCGTAAGTGAGGGAGGACAATTAAGGTATGAGAACGCCGTTCCTCAAAATACGTCCTACAATACATGCGGAAGTAGTGACGTACTTGTTCGCAGTCCCGTCGCGGTTAAGCGAAAAGGCCGACCAAGAACTAACAGATTGAAATCAACCGTTGAAAGAAGGTGCCAAAAGAAATCAAAGGGAAGTAAAAGAAATTCTTCAACAACACCTTTAGAACCCAAT GTAGCCACAGCATTTAATGGAGCACAAAACCCCCAGGACATGGAATCTGCATCCCAAACAATACAGATATCCCAACTATCTGAAGTTGCTCCTAATGGCTTCATGTCGTTGCTCTCTGCGGTCCATAACACTTTTGAGAATATATAA